A window from Terriglobales bacterium encodes these proteins:
- a CDS encoding molybdenum cofactor biosynthesis protein MoaE: MRVRVLLFGVLKDIFQRSEDSLDLSPDATVSDLLTHYRELTPERANLFHSLALAINQQYASPGDRLKEGDEVALLPPVSGGAETVVRKESYQCEIVRERIRTEQIVERIKQGEDGAVVVFEGIVRNHTRNRRTLFLDYEAYEPMALTQMNSLAEKALANYKVREIAIIHRLGRLEIGETSVLIVVASAHRAAAFDACRFAIDTLKRTVPIWKKEHFPDGVVWADGEPFPEELRASSDSSIGGNE, encoded by the coding sequence ATGAGAGTTCGCGTTCTCTTATTTGGCGTCCTAAAGGACATCTTCCAGCGCAGCGAAGACTCGCTCGATCTGTCGCCCGACGCTACGGTTTCCGACTTGCTCACGCATTACCGCGAACTCACGCCCGAGCGGGCTAACTTGTTTCATTCATTGGCACTTGCGATCAATCAGCAGTACGCTTCTCCCGGCGATCGACTTAAGGAGGGTGACGAGGTCGCCCTGCTCCCACCAGTCAGCGGCGGAGCCGAAACTGTTGTTCGCAAAGAGAGTTATCAGTGTGAGATTGTGCGCGAGCGAATCCGGACCGAACAGATCGTCGAGCGCATCAAGCAAGGCGAGGATGGGGCGGTGGTCGTCTTTGAAGGCATCGTGCGAAATCACACGCGGAACCGCCGGACGTTGTTTCTCGACTACGAGGCTTACGAGCCGATGGCGCTTACCCAAATGAATTCGCTCGCGGAAAAGGCGCTTGCCAATTACAAGGTAAGGGAGATCGCTATCATCCACCGGCTGGGACGTCTCGAGATCGGAGAAACCAGCGTGCTGATCGTTGTCGCCTCCGCACATCGAGCCGCCGCCTTCGATGCGTGCCGCTTTGCCATCGATACCCTCAAACGCACAGTCCCAATTTGGAAGAAGGAACATTTCCCCGACGGTGTCGTATGGGCCGATGGCGAGCCCTTTCCCGAAGAGCTGCGCGCAAGTTCTGATTCAAGCATCGGTGGGAACGAATGA
- the infC gene encoding translation initiation factor IF-3, translated as MRTNERIRAREIRVIDENGAQLGVMQPFEALKIARERGFDLVEISATANPPVCRIQDYGKFLYEKEKQERAAKKNQKVITIKEVKFRINVDEHDYEFKKNHVLRFLEQGDKVKATIFFRGREMTHTNLGRQVLERLLNEVGERAVVEFRPRMEGNTLHAILAPPKKVEGKKQQAPPRPQQGNPPAAQQA; from the coding sequence ATTCGCACCAATGAGCGTATTCGCGCCCGCGAAATCCGTGTAATAGATGAGAACGGTGCTCAGCTTGGTGTAATGCAACCCTTTGAAGCCCTCAAAATTGCCCGCGAGCGTGGTTTTGACCTGGTAGAGATCTCTGCCACGGCCAATCCGCCCGTCTGTCGCATCCAGGATTACGGCAAGTTCCTGTATGAGAAAGAGAAGCAGGAGCGCGCGGCAAAGAAGAACCAGAAGGTCATCACCATCAAGGAAGTGAAGTTCCGCATCAATGTGGACGAGCACGACTACGAGTTTAAAAAGAACCACGTACTCCGCTTCCTCGAACAGGGCGACAAAGTAAAGGCCACCATCTTCTTCCGCGGCCGCGAGATGACGCATACCAATTTGGGACGCCAGGTGCTCGAGCGCCTGCTGAACGAAGTTGGCGAGCGCGCGGTAGTCGAATTCCGTCCGCGGATGGAAGGCAACACGTTGCACGCGATTCTTGCTCCACCGAAGAAGGTGGAAGGGAAGAAGCAGCAGGCTCCGCCAAGGCCGCAGCAGGGGAATCCGCCGGCGGCGCAGCAAGCCTGA
- a CDS encoding SpoIIE family protein phosphatase: MTDSYSTSLATEIGAATKPRRVLVADDQPDVLHAIALLLKLEGFESQTVMHPAAVIEALAVGEFDLLIMDLNYTLDTTSGTEGLDLISTIRKTNTSVPVLVITAWGTIELAVEALQRGASDFIQKPWTNSQLIQKSRDLIARAEQTRKANRELDEEQQESVEIQRKLLSLNLPPQHGITISGVSRSIRYVGGDYCHLTALTPTKFAASIADVAGKGVPGALLTASLRGLEKSIVTHDVHPQQLCSSLNEALTEIMPIGKFVSFFFAVIDAESRNFCYSNAGHNPPILARADGTAIELRVGGGVLGLFSDWTYEQTQLKLESGDRLVLYTDGITEAESPDDEEFGMERVKDIMVRHRTGSAEEIQRSLMQAVTKHCEERFHDDATVVVIAVQ, translated from the coding sequence GTGACGGACTCTTATTCCACTTCTCTGGCTACCGAAATAGGTGCAGCTACCAAGCCCAGGCGCGTTCTCGTCGCCGACGACCAGCCCGACGTGCTGCATGCGATTGCTCTGCTGCTGAAGCTTGAAGGATTCGAGTCGCAAACGGTGATGCACCCTGCCGCGGTGATCGAAGCGCTAGCAGTCGGCGAGTTCGATCTGCTCATCATGGATCTCAACTACACTCTCGATACCACTTCGGGAACCGAGGGTCTGGATCTGATCTCCACCATTCGCAAGACGAACACATCTGTTCCCGTTTTGGTCATCACCGCTTGGGGAACAATTGAACTCGCGGTCGAAGCTCTGCAGCGCGGCGCGTCGGATTTTATCCAGAAGCCCTGGACCAACTCTCAACTCATTCAGAAGTCACGCGACCTGATTGCCCGCGCAGAGCAGACGCGAAAAGCCAATAGAGAGCTGGACGAAGAGCAACAGGAGTCGGTCGAGATTCAGCGCAAACTGCTCTCGCTCAACCTGCCCCCACAGCATGGCATCACAATAAGCGGCGTTTCGCGCTCGATACGCTACGTTGGCGGCGATTACTGCCACCTCACCGCGCTTACGCCCACAAAGTTTGCAGCCTCCATCGCCGACGTGGCCGGCAAGGGTGTTCCCGGCGCACTGCTCACAGCAAGTCTGCGGGGTCTGGAAAAAAGCATCGTCACGCACGATGTTCATCCCCAGCAGCTTTGTAGTTCGTTAAATGAAGCGCTGACCGAAATCATGCCGATCGGCAAATTTGTCTCCTTCTTCTTCGCCGTCATCGACGCCGAATCACGCAATTTCTGTTACAGCAATGCCGGACATAACCCGCCGATACTCGCTCGCGCCGATGGCACTGCCATTGAACTGCGCGTAGGTGGGGGCGTCCTGGGCCTGTTCTCCGATTGGACCTACGAGCAGACGCAGCTAAAGCTCGAAAGCGGCGACCGCCTGGTGCTCTACACCGACGGAATCACCGAAGCCGAAAGTCCTGATGATGAAGAATTCGGCATGGAGCGCGTGAAGGACATCATGGTTCGCCACCGCACCGGCTCAGCCGAAGAAATCCAGCGCAGCCTGATGCAGGCAGTGACGAAGCATTGCGAGGAGAGATTCCATGATGACGCGACGGTGGTTGTGATTGCCGTGCAGTGA
- a CDS encoding PAS domain S-box protein produces the protein MGFRPKPARVTSTPGARVSTRGRSHAAVPPPASTTALFNILDNASDVMYTHDGQGNFTWVNGAAERVSGYTRDALLNMNILDLLVPEQVPTVRARWAERSQRELPTPFTAEIIIKDGSRRTLEVGHCLISDDGQSSSILSIGRDVTNHVAAEQALRESEERFRAFVEQSSDVLSLLDEQGKVIYQSQSITRHLGYLPEELVGRSCFDFVHPEDLEIAIVGFRQGLEDPSRGDPIVVRLQHKLGHWKSFEAVSSTYVIGGRKAGLLASFRYVGDRMEAETELRDSEERYRQLFQRNLAGVFLSKLSGGLLDCNDSFAHIFGYESREQMIKLADFNPYSAPDERERYVARLKREKALTNFEMKLRRRDGTEVWVLENVTLLEDEDAAMIQGTLVDITERKRAEHALAESESKFRALAESATTAIFIHNGNRFLYSNQASEEVCGYTSAELREMSPWDLIHPDQREMIHSRAADRLRGDTSVQRCELRIVHKDGDDRWLDFSATVTQFAGEQAMLCTAFDITQRKHAEQLQSALYRMSDCANSVDDLGQLFEALHQIIGELMYAQNLYIALLDESGEYLQFPYFVDQSDPIPAGRKRGKGLTEYVLRTGKALLADFEKIRSLEDKREIEPLGPDCIDWLGAPLRQGSKVFGVIALQSYDPEIRYRERDKEILTYVSQHISVALARKRQEEALRASEARHRSLVESAVYGMYRSTVDGRFLDVNPALVQMLGYSSPEELLAVDMAREIYADPDQRAAIIQAYNDSGRLGTVELRWKRKDGHPITVRLSGTPFRNERGETLGFEMIAEDITERRTLEEQLRQAQKMEAVGRLAGGVAHDFNNLLTVIKGYSELVLDDLDHADPMRHEIDEIKKAADRAASLTRQLLAFSRQQVLAPKVLDLNLVMHNMDKLLHRLLGEDVDLFTVLEPGLGRVKADPGQVEQVIMNLAVNARDAMPQGGKLTVETANVDLDEAYARDHVSVKPGRYVMIAVSDNGTGMPEKVKSRIFEPFFTTKEVGKGTGLGLSTVYGIIKQSGGYIWVYSEIGRGSTFKVYLPRVDAPVEIPLSRSLQPARHGSETVLLVEDEDGVRALMRQVMHKHGYNVLEARHGGEALLMCERHQGTIDMLLTDVVLQQMSGRELAERLLKLRPEMKVLYVSGYADDAIVHHGVLTAGMSFLQKPFTTEALARKIRYVLDGPPQLVGAHD, from the coding sequence ATGGGCTTTAGGCCCAAGCCTGCGCGTGTGACCAGCACGCCTGGAGCCCGTGTTTCTACGCGCGGGAGGTCGCACGCTGCCGTTCCGCCGCCAGCCTCTACCACCGCACTTTTCAACATCCTCGATAATGCCAGCGACGTGATGTATACGCACGATGGGCAGGGAAACTTCACCTGGGTAAACGGAGCCGCTGAGCGCGTCTCGGGATACACGCGAGACGCGCTCCTCAACATGAATATCCTCGACCTGCTGGTTCCGGAGCAGGTCCCGACTGTGCGCGCAAGGTGGGCTGAGCGTAGTCAGAGAGAGCTACCCACGCCTTTTACTGCCGAGATAATTATTAAAGACGGCTCCCGGCGGACGCTGGAAGTCGGTCACTGCCTCATATCTGACGATGGTCAATCGTCTTCCATCCTGAGCATTGGCCGAGATGTCACGAATCATGTGGCCGCCGAACAGGCTCTACGAGAAAGTGAAGAGCGCTTTCGCGCTTTCGTTGAGCAATCCTCAGATGTTCTCTCCTTGCTCGATGAGCAAGGCAAGGTCATCTACCAGAGTCAATCGATTACACGGCACCTCGGCTACCTGCCCGAAGAACTCGTTGGGCGATCGTGCTTCGATTTTGTGCATCCCGAAGATTTGGAAATAGCCATCGTAGGGTTCCGGCAAGGGCTTGAGGATCCCAGCAGAGGCGATCCCATCGTTGTGCGCTTGCAGCACAAGCTTGGACACTGGAAGTCGTTCGAAGCAGTGAGCAGCACATATGTGATTGGTGGGCGCAAAGCAGGCTTGCTGGCCAGCTTCCGCTATGTGGGCGACCGGATGGAAGCTGAGACTGAGCTGCGTGATTCCGAGGAACGCTATCGTCAACTATTCCAGCGCAATCTGGCTGGAGTCTTTCTCAGCAAGCTGTCGGGAGGATTGCTCGATTGCAACGATTCGTTCGCACACATCTTCGGCTACGAATCGCGCGAGCAGATGATCAAGCTCGCGGATTTCAATCCATACTCAGCTCCCGATGAGCGAGAACGTTACGTTGCTCGTCTAAAACGGGAAAAAGCCCTCACAAATTTCGAAATGAAGTTGCGGCGCCGAGATGGCACCGAAGTGTGGGTGCTGGAAAACGTAACCCTGCTGGAAGATGAAGACGCCGCAATGATCCAGGGCACCCTGGTAGACATAACCGAGCGCAAACGCGCCGAGCACGCGCTGGCCGAGAGTGAGAGTAAGTTCCGGGCCCTCGCCGAGAGCGCGACCACCGCGATCTTCATCCACAATGGCAATCGCTTCCTTTACTCCAACCAGGCATCCGAGGAGGTTTGTGGGTATACCTCTGCAGAGCTGCGGGAAATGAGTCCCTGGGATCTGATTCATCCCGACCAACGCGAGATGATCCACTCGCGGGCTGCGGACCGGCTACGCGGGGACACCTCGGTACAGCGCTGCGAATTACGGATTGTCCACAAAGACGGCGACGATCGATGGCTCGATTTCTCCGCAACAGTGACGCAGTTCGCAGGCGAACAGGCGATGTTGTGCACGGCATTCGACATCACCCAGCGAAAGCATGCCGAGCAACTCCAGTCGGCACTCTATCGCATGAGTGATTGCGCAAATTCAGTGGACGACCTTGGGCAGTTATTTGAAGCTCTTCATCAAATCATCGGCGAGTTGATGTATGCGCAAAACCTGTACATTGCGCTACTCGATGAAAGCGGCGAGTACTTGCAGTTTCCGTATTTTGTCGACCAGAGCGATCCGATTCCCGCGGGACGCAAGCGCGGCAAGGGACTTACGGAATACGTACTCCGGACAGGCAAAGCGCTGCTGGCCGACTTCGAAAAGATTCGCTCACTCGAAGATAAGCGGGAAATCGAGCCGCTCGGTCCTGATTGCATCGATTGGCTTGGAGCCCCGCTGCGCCAGGGAAGCAAAGTCTTCGGCGTGATCGCGCTCCAGAGCTACGATCCAGAAATCCGATACCGTGAACGCGATAAAGAGATTCTCACTTACGTCTCCCAGCACATATCTGTTGCGCTGGCGCGCAAACGACAGGAAGAAGCTCTGCGGGCATCGGAAGCCAGGCACAGGTCGTTGGTTGAGAGTGCCGTTTACGGCATGTATCGCTCCACAGTCGATGGCAGATTTCTCGACGTCAATCCCGCGCTCGTGCAAATGCTGGGCTACTCGTCCCCGGAAGAGTTGTTGGCAGTGGATATGGCGCGCGAAATCTACGCTGATCCCGATCAGCGAGCTGCCATTATTCAGGCATATAACGACTCGGGACGGCTCGGCACAGTCGAGCTGCGCTGGAAAAGAAAAGATGGGCACCCAATCACCGTTCGACTCAGCGGAACACCCTTCAGAAACGAACGCGGTGAAACACTCGGCTTCGAGATGATCGCCGAGGACATCACCGAACGACGTACGCTCGAAGAACAGCTGCGGCAGGCGCAGAAGATGGAAGCCGTAGGTCGCCTGGCGGGCGGCGTCGCGCACGACTTCAATAACCTGCTCACGGTGATCAAAGGTTACAGCGAACTCGTCCTCGACGATCTCGACCATGCCGATCCCATGCGGCACGAGATCGACGAAATCAAGAAAGCAGCCGATCGCGCAGCCTCCCTCACGCGGCAATTACTTGCCTTCAGCCGTCAGCAGGTGCTCGCCCCCAAGGTCCTCGATCTGAACCTTGTGATGCACAACATGGACAAGCTTTTGCACCGCCTGCTTGGAGAAGACGTCGATTTGTTCACTGTGCTTGAGCCAGGTCTGGGCCGTGTAAAAGCTGATCCAGGGCAGGTTGAGCAGGTAATCATGAACCTGGCCGTCAACGCACGCGATGCGATGCCGCAAGGCGGCAAATTAACGGTTGAAACGGCCAACGTTGATCTCGATGAGGCTTACGCACGCGATCACGTTTCCGTGAAGCCGGGACGTTACGTGATGATCGCCGTCAGCGACAACGGTACGGGTATGCCGGAGAAGGTGAAATCGCGGATATTCGAACCGTTCTTTACCACGAAGGAAGTCGGCAAAGGTACTGGTTTGGGACTGTCCACTGTGTACGGCATCATCAAACAGAGTGGTGGCTACATCTGGGTCTACAGCGAAATCGGCCGGGGATCTACATTCAAGGTTTACCTGCCGCGCGTGGATGCTCCTGTCGAAATTCCGCTTTCACGCTCGCTGCAACCGGCACGCCATGGCAGTGAAACTGTTCTGCTGGTGGAAGACGAAGACGGAGTCCGCGCACTCATGCGTCAGGTTATGCACAAGCATGGATACAACGTGCTCGAAGCCCGACACGGCGGGGAAGCGCTCCTGATGTGCGAGCGTCATCAAGGCACGATTGACATGCTGCTCACGGATGTTGTGCTGCAGCAGATGAGTGGACGCGAACTCGCCGAGCGATTGCTCAAGCTTCGTCCCGAAATGAAGGTGCTCTATGTCTCCGGGTACGCGGATGATGCGATTGTTCATCATGGCGTTCTCACTGCCGGGATGTCATTCCTGCAGAAGCCATTCACAACCGAAGCCCTGGCTCGTAAGATCCGCTACGTGCTGGATGGTCCGCCGCAGTTGGTTGGGGCTCACGACTGA
- the alaS gene encoding alanine--tRNA ligase, translated as MRHLSGSETRETFLRFFESKGHRRVHSSSLVPANDPTLLFTNAGMNQFKDVFLGIEKRDYSRATTSQKCVRAGGKHNDLENVGFTRRHHTFFEMLGNFSFGDYFKKDAIAYAWELVTSEQWYGLPKDRLYVTIFDDPDKAAASRELGFDVERDSEAERYWLETGVPKDRIFPGDRKDNFWQMGDTGPCGPCSEIHYDMGPEASDEGHTDCKFPCDCGRYVEIWNLVFMQYDRTVGGTTKLPRPSIDTGMGLERVAAVLQGALSNYDTDLFTPLIKRAGELTQSTYGFNPNADASLRIIADHARATTLLISDGVMPSNEGRGYVLRKILRRGIRHGRLLGTEKPFMWEMVFAVRDQLKDAYPELVDSALRVSRIVLTEEHRFAHTLAIGLKGLEGLIAEAKAAPAETTREHVAQLEQGASELKGLIHEAGPPEATEYGIYRGILKGEDAFKLFDTFGLPLDFMLDASRDHGVYFDRNGFDRAMQEQRERARASWKGGAKQTASPIYRDLGKTVFEGYKQTVSGDCEVLAIVKDGQGVPELKAGEEGEVVLDHTPFYADSGGQVGDIGVFRDSSGNVIAEVNGCVMPVQGVRAHKVKARQPIHLGQKLEALVHADVREATKRNHTGTHLLHAALRETLGKHVKQAGSLVAPGHLRFDFSHFTSVADEELQDIEDLMNREVLKNTRVETFEDVPIDVAINEFKAMALFGEKYGERVRVVKIGDFSTELCGGIHTLATGEIGLLKILREGSVSSGVRRVEAVSGEGSLQHFRKDHELQHVVSTLIGRADDSPAQALKTELERRDEEIRRLRKELEQIRMKSASSAVSAAADQVQEANGIKVLTQRVDNLERNQMRTLVDNMRNKLGSGVVVLGSVQDGKVALIVGVTKDLTTRVQAGKIIAEVAKKVGGKGGGRPDLAEAGGSEPGALDSALRSSVDVVRALAS; from the coding sequence ATGCGCCATCTATCCGGCTCAGAAACACGCGAAACCTTCCTTCGCTTCTTCGAAAGCAAAGGGCACCGTCGCGTCCACTCCTCGTCGTTGGTGCCTGCCAACGACCCCACGCTGCTGTTCACCAATGCCGGAATGAATCAATTTAAGGATGTCTTTCTGGGCATCGAAAAGCGCGACTACTCGCGCGCAACTACGTCGCAAAAATGCGTGCGGGCCGGCGGCAAGCACAACGATCTTGAAAACGTGGGCTTTACCCGACGCCACCACACGTTCTTCGAGATGCTGGGGAACTTCTCCTTCGGCGATTACTTCAAGAAAGACGCTATCGCCTACGCATGGGAACTGGTGACTTCCGAGCAATGGTACGGCCTGCCCAAGGACAGGCTCTACGTCACGATCTTCGATGACCCAGACAAGGCCGCGGCATCTCGCGAATTGGGTTTCGACGTTGAGCGCGACAGCGAGGCAGAAAGATATTGGCTCGAAACGGGAGTTCCCAAAGACCGCATTTTCCCCGGTGACAGGAAGGACAATTTCTGGCAGATGGGCGATACCGGCCCCTGCGGTCCCTGCAGCGAGATCCACTACGACATGGGTCCGGAGGCGTCGGATGAAGGCCACACCGACTGCAAGTTCCCCTGCGACTGCGGTCGTTATGTCGAGATTTGGAATCTCGTGTTCATGCAATACGATCGGACCGTCGGAGGTACGACGAAACTCCCCAGGCCCTCGATCGATACCGGAATGGGACTGGAGCGCGTTGCAGCAGTGCTCCAAGGTGCGCTGTCAAATTACGACACGGATCTTTTCACTCCTCTAATTAAGCGCGCAGGAGAATTGACCCAGTCGACTTATGGCTTCAACCCGAACGCAGATGCGTCTCTTCGAATCATCGCGGATCATGCGCGGGCAACTACTCTCCTGATTTCCGATGGCGTAATGCCCTCGAATGAAGGAAGAGGATACGTGCTTCGAAAAATACTTCGAAGAGGAATTCGCCATGGACGGCTTCTTGGAACAGAAAAACCCTTCATGTGGGAAATGGTCTTCGCGGTTCGAGACCAGCTAAAAGATGCTTATCCGGAGCTTGTGGATAGCGCACTTAGGGTGTCCAGAATTGTTCTGACGGAAGAACATCGGTTTGCGCACACCTTGGCAATTGGCCTCAAAGGGCTGGAGGGACTGATAGCTGAAGCAAAGGCAGCACCAGCAGAGACTACTCGTGAACATGTTGCTCAGCTAGAGCAGGGAGCTAGCGAACTAAAAGGTCTGATTCATGAAGCAGGACCGCCCGAAGCTACTGAGTATGGAATTTATCGTGGCATTTTGAAGGGCGAAGACGCTTTTAAGCTGTTCGATACTTTCGGTCTTCCGTTGGATTTCATGCTAGACGCCTCGCGAGACCATGGGGTGTATTTCGACAGAAACGGCTTCGATCGAGCAATGCAGGAGCAGCGTGAGCGTGCTCGCGCATCGTGGAAAGGCGGAGCCAAGCAGACGGCGAGCCCGATCTACCGCGACCTCGGCAAGACCGTTTTCGAGGGCTACAAGCAGACAGTCTCAGGCGACTGCGAAGTTCTCGCCATTGTCAAAGACGGACAAGGCGTTCCCGAATTGAAGGCAGGCGAAGAAGGCGAGGTCGTACTTGATCACACACCCTTCTACGCCGATTCCGGCGGACAAGTAGGCGACATCGGAGTCTTCCGCGACAGCTCCGGCAACGTGATCGCCGAGGTCAACGGCTGCGTGATGCCGGTCCAGGGTGTGCGTGCACACAAAGTGAAGGCACGCCAACCGATCCATCTTGGACAAAAACTCGAAGCACTTGTGCACGCTGACGTTCGTGAAGCCACGAAACGCAATCACACCGGAACGCATCTTCTCCACGCCGCCCTGCGCGAGACCCTGGGCAAGCACGTGAAACAGGCAGGCTCTCTGGTTGCTCCCGGCCATCTGCGCTTCGACTTCTCGCACTTCACCTCAGTTGCCGACGAAGAGCTGCAGGACATCGAAGACCTGATGAATCGCGAGGTGCTGAAGAACACCCGCGTCGAGACCTTCGAAGACGTGCCCATCGACGTCGCCATCAACGAATTCAAAGCCATGGCGCTCTTCGGCGAGAAATATGGCGAACGCGTCCGCGTAGTGAAGATCGGCGACTTCTCAACCGAACTCTGCGGCGGCATTCACACACTAGCCACTGGCGAGATCGGCTTGCTGAAGATCCTGCGCGAAGGAAGCGTGTCATCCGGCGTGCGCCGCGTAGAAGCCGTAAGCGGCGAAGGCTCACTGCAGCACTTCCGCAAAGATCACGAGCTCCAGCACGTGGTCTCCACATTGATCGGGCGCGCCGACGATTCCCCCGCCCAGGCGCTTAAGACCGAATTGGAACGCCGCGACGAAGAAATTCGCCGGCTGCGCAAAGAACTCGAGCAGATACGCATGAAATCGGCCTCATCGGCCGTTTCAGCGGCTGCCGACCAAGTGCAGGAAGCCAACGGCATCAAGGTGCTCACACAGCGCGTCGACAATCTCGAACGCAATCAGATGCGCACGCTAGTCGACAACATGCGCAACAAACTGGGCTCCGGAGTCGTAGTGCTCGGCTCAGTGCAAGACGGCAAAGTCGCGCTAATCGTAGGCGTAACCAAAGACCTGACCACACGCGTCCAGGCAGGCAAGATCATCGCCGAGGTGGCGAAGAAGGTAGGCGGCAAAGGCGGAGGAAGACCTGATCTCGCTGAGGCAGGTGGTTCGGAACCCGGAGCACTGGATTCGGCGCTGCGAAGTTCAGTGGATGTGGTGCGGGCGTTAGCTTCTTAG
- a CDS encoding MiaB/RimO family radical SAM methylthiotransferase, with product MRGYYIQNFGCRAAQADGSAIERQLTNNGLRRVSATSEADIVVLNTCTVTSAADQDARAAIRRSQRERPEAKILVTGCYAQRAPEEIAALDGVTWVVGNSHKHQIGNIIAGSSATGSGEFVPLTALDTSFQGANFAPKIYASDIFAHTQLQSAPVFEAIERTRPNLKIQDGCDNRCSFCVIPYVRGHSRSLAIDKILREIHDLEAAGYREIVISGINLGRWGRDFAAQKRNFAAETSDSWAQEHQFEAQDRFVEALRVILERTSVEKLRLSSIEPMDWTDDLIALMASSKRIAKHAHVPLQSGSDRILRKMHRKYRPWHYAEKVEKIRSAMPDAAIGADVMVGFPGESDELFEESRAFIAKMPFTYLHVFTYSPRPGTPAATMPDQVPLELARERNRELRNLAAEKNVGFRSSFLGRTVEAITLAKGDSEMTEALSDNYLKVEIKGQHEANRWMRVRVGALTEHGMSGESGDRVIG from the coding sequence GTGAGAGGTTACTACATTCAGAACTTCGGATGCCGCGCCGCCCAGGCGGATGGATCGGCCATTGAACGCCAGCTTACGAACAATGGTCTGCGGCGCGTTAGCGCGACATCCGAGGCAGATATCGTCGTTCTCAACACCTGTACGGTAACCTCCGCCGCTGATCAGGACGCCCGCGCGGCCATTCGGCGCTCACAAAGAGAGCGTCCGGAGGCAAAAATTCTCGTTACCGGATGCTATGCGCAGCGTGCTCCGGAGGAAATTGCGGCGTTAGACGGCGTTACTTGGGTCGTTGGGAACTCCCACAAACACCAAATTGGGAACATTATTGCAGGTTCCAGTGCCACCGGAAGCGGCGAATTCGTGCCGCTAACCGCACTCGACACCAGCTTCCAAGGCGCGAATTTCGCCCCAAAAATCTACGCTAGCGACATCTTTGCGCACACCCAGCTCCAGTCCGCGCCGGTTTTTGAGGCCATTGAGCGCACTCGGCCGAACCTTAAAATCCAGGATGGATGCGATAACCGCTGCTCTTTCTGCGTCATTCCGTACGTTCGCGGACACAGTAGATCGCTCGCTATCGACAAAATTCTGCGAGAAATCCACGACTTAGAGGCCGCTGGATACCGTGAAATCGTCATCTCCGGCATCAATTTGGGGCGTTGGGGACGCGATTTTGCGGCTCAAAAGCGCAATTTTGCGGCAGAAACGAGCGATTCTTGGGCACAAGAGCACCAGTTTGAGGCGCAAGATCGCTTCGTTGAGGCGCTTCGCGTCATCCTGGAGCGCACGTCCGTCGAGAAACTGCGGCTCAGCTCGATCGAGCCCATGGACTGGACCGACGACCTGATCGCCCTCATGGCTTCCTCGAAGCGGATTGCCAAGCACGCACACGTGCCCTTGCAGTCCGGAAGCGATCGCATTCTGCGCAAAATGCACCGAAAGTATCGTCCCTGGCATTACGCGGAAAAGGTGGAAAAGATCCGTTCCGCGATGCCCGACGCAGCCATCGGCGCCGACGTAATGGTCGGATTCCCCGGCGAAAGCGACGAGTTATTCGAGGAATCGCGCGCCTTTATCGCGAAAATGCCGTTCACGTACCTGCATGTTTTCACGTATTCGCCGCGTCCCGGAACTCCCGCGGCGACGATGCCCGACCAGGTTCCTCTCGAACTGGCGCGAGAACGAAATCGGGAATTACGGAATTTGGCTGCAGAGAAGAATGTTGGGTTCCGAAGTTCCTTTTTGGGACGAACAGTCGAGGCAATTACGCTCGCAAAAGGCGATTCTGAGATGACCGAAGCCCTGAGCGACAACTATTTGAAGGTTGAAATTAAGGGCCAGCACGAAGCGAATCGGTGGATGAGGGTGAGAGTTGGTGCTTTAACGGAGCATGGAATGTCTGGAGAATCGGGTGATCGGGTCATCGGGTGA